In Strigops habroptila isolate Jane chromosome 6, bStrHab1.2.pri, whole genome shotgun sequence, a single genomic region encodes these proteins:
- the KRTCAP3 gene encoding keratinocyte-associated protein 3 — MAGGRWLMEPRRLMRAGLGLIVLGHGGLALGAIVHGSVLRHVAGTSRAVTPAYAVANVVSVVSGLLSIAAGIVAILVSHNLSRAVLHWALLSVSLLNCLLSTACSVGLAVAIALTVHSRGMHLITGCNSSALPADARAAIATNDCPFNTTRIYDTALALWFPSMVLAAAEAVLSGRCCVVALVFRGIGPCARSYTKEQLAGPSTVKEGPPREMQQLLTGLAESCT; from the exons ATGGCCGGTGGTCGGTGGCTGATGGAGCCGCGGCGGTTGATGCGAGCCGGGCTGGGGCTCATCGTGCTGGGGCACGGCGGCCTGGCGCTGGGCGCCATCGTGCACGGCTCCGTTCTGCGCCATGTGGCCGGTACCAGCCGCGCCGTCACTCCCGCGTACGCGGTGGCCAACGTGGTGTCGGTGGTCTCGGGGCTGCTG AGCATCGCCGCCGGTATTGTCGCCATCCTGGTGTCGCACAACCTGTCCCGGGCAGTGCTG CACTGGGCCCTCCTGAGCGTGTCCCTGCTGAACTGCCTCCTGTCCACAGCGTGCAGTGTGGGCCTGGCGGTGGCCATCGCCCTCACCGTTCACAGCCGGGGCATGCACCTTATCACCGGCTGCAACAGCTCTGCGCTGCCTGCTGACGCCCGTGCAGCCATAGCGACCAATGACTGTCCTTTCAACACCACTCGCATCTAT GACACAGCCCTGGCGCTCTGGTTCCCCTCCATGGTGCTGGCAGCCGCAGAAGCTGTGCTGTCTGGCAGGTGCTGTGTGGTAGCTCTGGTCTTCCGGGGCATTGGGCCCTGTGCACGCAGCTACACCAAAGAGCAG CTGGCTGGACCAAGTACAGTGAAGGAGGGGCCCCCACGTGAGATGCAGCAGCTCCTGACAGGGCTGGCTGAGTCTTGTACCTAG